The Chryseobacterium aureum genome contains a region encoding:
- a CDS encoding aldo/keto reductase: MKSHILTEKHRLGIGGVAIGTAFENITDEQAHEILKSAWDTGIRYYDTSPWYGLTKSERRFGKFLKDKDRNDFIFSTKVGRLFHQVSESDVPPTMWKNPLSFDFFHDYTADAIQKSIEDSLERTGLSHIDIVYIHDLSEDQVGDRYPYFLKQAQEGAFKILSELRDQGVIKAWGMGVNKIEPILDCIESADPDICLSATQYSILEHEDAVDRLLPAVRKAGVKLVSGAGFNSGYIAGRERYNYKDVIPKGMHEKREKISSIAEKYNISLIDAALQFVLASDEFASIIPGASQPEQVKDNMQALTADIPAEFWKELKKEGLIYDKAQVPGE, translated from the coding sequence ATGAAATCACACATTTTAACAGAAAAGCACCGACTGGGAATAGGAGGTGTAGCAATAGGAACCGCATTTGAAAATATTACGGATGAACAGGCTCACGAAATTCTAAAGAGTGCCTGGGACACTGGAATCCGGTATTATGATACTTCTCCATGGTACGGACTTACCAAAAGTGAAAGGAGATTTGGAAAGTTTCTTAAAGATAAAGACCGGAATGATTTTATTTTCTCAACTAAAGTGGGAAGGCTTTTTCATCAGGTTTCTGAATCCGATGTTCCGCCAACCATGTGGAAAAATCCGCTCAGCTTTGATTTTTTTCATGATTACACCGCCGATGCTATACAAAAATCTATAGAAGACAGCCTGGAAAGAACGGGGTTGAGTCATATTGATATTGTTTATATTCATGATCTGTCTGAAGATCAGGTAGGTGACCGCTATCCTTATTTTTTGAAACAAGCCCAGGAAGGAGCTTTCAAAATTCTTTCTGAACTTCGTGATCAGGGTGTTATAAAAGCATGGGGAATGGGTGTTAATAAAATAGAACCTATTTTAGACTGTATTGAATCTGCTGATCCGGATATCTGCCTTTCGGCAACCCAATATTCTATTCTTGAGCATGAAGATGCTGTGGACAGACTTCTTCCCGCAGTACGGAAAGCTGGTGTAAAGCTAGTTTCAGGAGCAGGATTTAATTCCGGATACATAGCAGGCAGGGAACGTTATAATTACAAGGATGTAATTCCAAAAGGCATGCATGAGAAACGGGAAAAAATATCCTCCATTGCAGAAAAATATAATATAAGCCTGATTGATGCAGCGCTTCAATTTGTGCTGGCTTCTGATGAATTTGCCTCCATTATCCCTGGAGCCAGCCAGCCTGAACAGGTGAAAGACAATATGCAGGCTCTTACTGCCGATATTCCTGCTGAATTCTGGAAAGAACTGAAAAAAGAAGGCCTGATCTATGATAAAGCACAGGTTCCGGGAGAATAA